The following are encoded in a window of Mannheimia varigena genomic DNA:
- the dprA gene encoding DNA-processing protein DprA produces the protein MAHQYDLLRLLQVPQFGAQRIGRLLSEVDFAQFCEYDKSQLKQMGWNEKQIHRWFNPDKNWIEQALTWAEQPNNQIITLFDDSYPFLLRQISTAPPLLYVKGCVKSLSLPQIAIVGSRDYSPYGEYWAGQFAADLARNDMVVTSGLAIGIDGFAHQRVVAEKGVTIAVLGSGLSQVYPARHKKLAEQIVELGGALVSEFAPNQPPVGENFPRRNRIISGLSLGTLVIEATLNSGSLITARYALEQGREVFALPNGVQNPYAQGCHKLIKDGALLVESVADILEAVAYQHQPQQIRLFDEKLPVSHSLQAVKKQEKVAKNPPNLTTCQQEIYQHISLEPISIDDLAKAAEISVENLLVELLGLELSGAIKQVSGGYVIA, from the coding sequence ATGGCACATCAATACGATTTATTACGATTATTACAAGTTCCGCAATTTGGTGCACAACGAATTGGGCGATTATTAAGTGAGGTTGATTTTGCTCAATTTTGTGAGTATGACAAATCGCAACTCAAGCAAATGGGTTGGAACGAAAAGCAGATTCATCGTTGGTTCAACCCCGATAAAAACTGGATTGAGCAAGCCCTTACTTGGGCGGAACAGCCGAACAATCAAATCATTACGCTATTTGATGATAGCTATCCGTTTCTGCTTCGGCAAATTTCCACAGCACCACCGCTGCTTTATGTGAAAGGCTGTGTGAAAAGTTTGTCTTTGCCGCAAATTGCGATTGTTGGAAGCCGTGATTATTCCCCCTATGGCGAATATTGGGCAGGGCAGTTTGCTGCTGATTTGGCTCGCAATGATATGGTGGTCACCAGCGGTTTGGCGATTGGGATTGATGGCTTTGCTCATCAGCGAGTAGTAGCAGAAAAAGGGGTAACGATTGCGGTATTAGGCAGTGGGCTAAGCCAAGTTTATCCCGCTCGCCATAAAAAATTAGCCGAGCAGATTGTGGAGCTAGGCGGAGCTTTGGTATCGGAATTTGCTCCCAATCAGCCGCCAGTGGGGGAGAATTTCCCACGCCGAAATCGGATTATCAGCGGTTTGTCGCTCGGCACATTGGTGATCGAAGCCACGCTGAATAGCGGCTCGTTGATTACTGCTCGCTATGCGTTGGAGCAAGGACGAGAAGTGTTTGCTCTACCGAATGGGGTACAAAATCCTTACGCTCAAGGTTGCCATAAATTGATCAAAGACGGAGCCTTGTTAGTGGAGAGTGTGGCGGATATTTTGGAGGCAGTGGCGTATCAACATCAGCCTCAACAAATCAGACTGTTTGATGAAAAACTGCCTGTAAGCCACTCCTTACAAGCGGTGAAAAAACAGGAAAAAGTTGCAAAAAACCCACCAAATCTGACCACTTGCCAGCAGGAGATTTACCAACATATTAGCCTAGAGCCGATTTCGATTGATGATCTTGCCAAAGCCGCGGAAATCAGCGTGGAAAATCTGTTGGTAGAACTGCTTGGGTTGGAATTATCAGGGGCAATCAAGCAGGTGAGTGGCGGTTATGTGATTGCTTGA
- the rfaD gene encoding ADP-glyceromanno-heptose 6-epimerase: protein MIIVTGGAGMIGSNIIKALNEIGRKDILVVDNLKNGEKFINLVDLDIADYCDKEDFIASIIAGDDFGEIDAIFHQGACSATTEWDGKYLMQNNYEYSKELLHFCLDRQIPFFYASSAATYGGRSDNFIEKREFESPLNAYGYSKFLFDEYVRRILPEADSPVCGFKYFNVYGPREQHKGSMASVAFHLNNQMLKGENPKLFAGSEQFLRDFVYVEDVAKVNLWAWQNDVSGIFNLGTGKAESFEEVANAVIKYHGRGEIETIPFPDHLKSRYQTFTQADLTNLRTAGYTDSFKTVAEGTAEYMAWLNRQ from the coding sequence ATGATTATCGTAACCGGTGGTGCCGGAATGATCGGCAGCAATATTATCAAAGCGTTAAATGAAATCGGTCGTAAAGATATTTTAGTGGTAGATAACCTGAAAAATGGCGAAAAATTTATCAATTTAGTAGATTTAGACATTGCCGACTACTGCGATAAAGAAGATTTCATCGCTTCAATCATCGCTGGCGATGACTTCGGTGAGATTGATGCCATCTTCCACCAAGGTGCTTGCTCAGCAACCACCGAGTGGGATGGCAAATACTTAATGCAAAATAACTACGAATATTCAAAAGAGTTATTGCATTTCTGTTTAGACCGCCAAATTCCGTTTTTCTATGCCTCAAGTGCTGCAACTTACGGCGGACGCTCTGATAATTTCATCGAAAAACGTGAATTTGAAAGTCCGTTAAATGCCTACGGATACTCAAAATTCCTATTTGACGAATATGTCCGCCGCATCTTACCGGAAGCCGATTCGCCGGTTTGTGGATTCAAATACTTCAACGTTTACGGACCTCGTGAACAGCACAAAGGCTCAATGGCGAGCGTGGCGTTCCACCTCAACAACCAAATGCTCAAAGGCGAAAACCCAAAATTATTTGCTGGTTCTGAACAATTCTTGCGTGATTTCGTGTATGTGGAAGACGTGGCAAAAGTGAATTTATGGGCATGGCAAAATGACGTGTCAGGCATTTTCAACCTCGGAACGGGCAAAGCAGAATCTTTTGAGGAAGTGGCGAATGCGGTAATCAAATACCACGGCAGAGGCGAAATTGAAACGATCCCATTCCCGGATCACCTAAAATCCCGCTACCAAACCTTTACCCAAGCGGATTTAACCAATCTGCGTACAGCAGGCTACACTGACTCATTCAAGACCGTGGCAGAAGGCACGGCAGAATATATGGCTTGGTTGAATCGCCAATAA
- the def gene encoding peptide deformylase, with the protein MAVLEVVLYPDEGLATMCEPVEQVDEELNRFIDDMFETMYEHEGIGLAAPQVGVLKRVITIDIEGDKNNQVVLINPEILESCGETGIEEGCLSIPGHRALVPRKEKLKVKALNRKGEEIVFDADGLLAICIQHEIDHLNGVLFVDHISALKRQRIKEKMQKLKKQIARAK; encoded by the coding sequence ATGGCTGTATTAGAGGTTGTACTCTACCCTGATGAAGGGCTTGCAACAATGTGCGAACCTGTAGAACAGGTTGATGAAGAATTAAATCGTTTTATTGATGATATGTTTGAAACAATGTATGAACACGAAGGCATTGGCTTAGCAGCACCGCAAGTGGGCGTATTAAAACGTGTGATTACAATTGATATTGAAGGCGACAAAAACAATCAAGTCGTACTAATTAACCCTGAAATTTTAGAAAGCTGTGGCGAAACCGGTATTGAAGAAGGCTGCCTCTCTATTCCCGGTCACCGAGCGTTAGTACCACGCAAAGAGAAGCTAAAAGTCAAAGCCTTGAACCGCAAAGGTGAAGAGATCGTTTTTGATGCTGATGGTTTGCTTGCAATCTGCATTCAACATGAGATCGACCACCTAAACGGTGTGCTATTCGTGGATCATATTTCTGCTCTAAAACGCCAACGCATTAAAGAAAAAATGCAGAAGCTGAAAAAGCAGATTGCGAGAGCAAAATAA
- the secE gene encoding preprotein translocase subunit SecE: MATEIKTKSPEQAEQNRAKSKGANTALWVVAVVLLVVAAVGNAYFASHFSLIVRVLLLVVLLVGAVALAAITNQGQKAIQFAKESRTELRKIIWPTRPEATQTTLIVLAVCVVVALVLWGIDSIIVALITFLTNLRF; the protein is encoded by the coding sequence ATGGCTACTGAGATTAAAACAAAAAGCCCTGAGCAAGCAGAACAAAATAGGGCAAAAAGTAAAGGTGCAAATACGGCATTATGGGTTGTCGCAGTTGTATTATTAGTGGTGGCTGCAGTAGGTAACGCCTATTTTGCATCGCACTTTTCACTAATCGTTAGAGTTCTTCTATTAGTGGTGTTATTGGTTGGTGCAGTGGCACTGGCAGCAATCACAAATCAAGGCCAAAAAGCGATTCAATTTGCGAAAGAATCTCGCACCGAGCTTCGCAAAATCATTTGGCCAACTCGCCCTGAAGCGACACAAACCACGTTAATTGTATTGGCGGTCTGTGTTGTGGTTGCATTAGTGTTATGGGGCATTGACTCTATTATCGTGGCATTAATTACATTCTTAACAAATTTAAGGTTCTAA
- the fabA gene encoding bifunctional 3-hydroxydecanoyl-ACP dehydratase/trans-2-decenoyl-ACP isomerase yields MNSCTPIIKPSYSYEELLLSGKGELFGEKGPQLPAPPMLMMDRIIEMNQEKGNFEKGYIEAEFDIKPDLWFFNCHFINDPVMPGCLGLDAMWQLVGFYLGWIGGEGKGRALGVGEVKFTGQILPTAKKVTYRIHMKRVVNRKLVMGVADGEVEVDGRVIYTATDLKVGLFQDTTSF; encoded by the coding sequence ATGAACAGTTGTACACCAATTATTAAACCAAGCTATTCTTATGAAGAACTTTTACTGTCAGGTAAAGGCGAATTATTTGGCGAGAAGGGGCCGCAACTACCTGCTCCGCCAATGTTAATGATGGATCGCATCATTGAAATGAATCAAGAAAAAGGCAATTTTGAAAAAGGCTATATTGAAGCAGAATTCGATATCAAGCCAGACTTGTGGTTCTTTAATTGCCATTTTATTAATGATCCTGTTATGCCTGGTTGCTTAGGTTTAGATGCGATGTGGCAATTAGTTGGCTTCTATCTTGGTTGGATTGGTGGTGAAGGTAAAGGCCGAGCATTAGGTGTGGGTGAGGTAAAGTTTACAGGTCAAATTTTACCAACAGCGAAGAAAGTAACTTACCGCATTCATATGAAACGTGTAGTAAACCGTAAATTGGTAATGGGTGTAGCTGATGGTGAAGTAGAAGTTGATGGCAGAGTCATCTACACAGCAACGGATTTAAAAGTAGGCTTATTCCAAGATACTACATCATTCTAA